A region from the Ciconia boyciana chromosome 1, ASM3463844v1, whole genome shotgun sequence genome encodes:
- the MANSC4 gene encoding MANSC domain-containing protein 4 isoform X1, with the protein MVLLVTIAEVLLVLGLAVESDSLCSPTTFYKNCWIRRFPGLLIDLQESQKRGAQVLKIYAEVSAQQCSRTCCLLRNVSCNLAVFYHGAIHENMNCLHMSCPALESCILKARINVILYNITTGIDPDLLIFEKLTSKEPNSHSSLSRYERQNSTKATEWERCQHHNATSTSLLLQAPSSTTSHGLTANTYTSSTSLMVQKPEITTYSRAETFPLDDHFAKRTSITSVSTRSITSSDKKTVPSTLISKSAEVLSHMPTPPRLNSSKQHLNETKGYSGRNYTSDNEAPAWEAAALGVWLIPVVLCSSLIFLCCCTVVAFTTGRCRNRRGQYKPIRRRTTMSRQFIKYATVKGNL; encoded by the exons ATGGTTCTGCTGGTGACAATAGCAGAAGTGTTGTTGGTCTTGGGTTTGGCCGTGGAGTCAGACTCTCTCTGCTCACCCACGACGTTTTACAAAAACTGCTGGATCCGACGCTTCCCAGGTCTTCTGATTGACCTGCAGGAATCGCAGAAGAGGGGAGCCCAGGTGCTGAAGATTTATGCAGAAGTCTCAGCCCAACAGTGCAGCAGAACCTGCTGCCTTCTGAGGAACG TTTCCTGCAATCTGGCAGTGTTTTACCATGGAGCTATTCATGAGAATATGAATTGCCTGCACATGTCTTGCCCAGCATTGGAAAGCTGCATACTAAAGGCTAGAATCAATGTCATTTTGTACAACATCACAACAG GGATTGATCCAGATcttcttatttttgaaaaactgaCATCCAAAGAGCCAAATAGTCACTCCTCACTGAGTAGATACGAAAGGCAAAACAGCACAAAGGCCACTGAGTGGGAAAGATGCCAGCATCATAATGCCACATCGACTTCTCTTCTGCTCCAAGCTCCATCTTCTACCACCAGCCATGGCTTAACAGCAAACACTTACACCTCCAGTACAAGCCTGATGGTCCAAAAACCTGAAATTACCACTTATTCCAGGGCAGAAACTTTTCCACTGGATGATCATTTTGCTAAGAGGACAAGCATAACTTCAGTAAGCACTAGGTCAATCACCAGCTCGGACAAAAAGACTGTACCCTCAACTTTGATATCCAAGTCTGCCGAGGTATTATCTCATATGCCCACTCCTCCTCGTCTGAACAGCAGTAAACAACACTTAAATGAAACCAAAGGCTACAGTGGTAGGAATTATACTTCGGATAATGAGGCACCTGCTTGGGAAGCTGCAGCTTTGGGTGTCTGGTTGATTCCTGTTGTTCTTTGCTCTTCTCTcatcttcctttgctgttgTACTGTTGTTGCTTTCACAACAGGGCGTTGCAGAAATAGGAGAGGTCAGTATAAGCCCATAAGGAGAAGAACAACAATGTCAAGACAATTCATAAAATATGCTACTGTCAAAGGTAATTTGTAA
- the MANSC4 gene encoding MANSC domain-containing protein 4 isoform X2, which translates to MEQSATGLQESQKRGAQVLKIYAEVSAQQCSRTCCLLRNVSCNLAVFYHGAIHENMNCLHMSCPALESCILKARINVILYNITTGIDPDLLIFEKLTSKEPNSHSSLSRYERQNSTKATEWERCQHHNATSTSLLLQAPSSTTSHGLTANTYTSSTSLMVQKPEITTYSRAETFPLDDHFAKRTSITSVSTRSITSSDKKTVPSTLISKSAEVLSHMPTPPRLNSSKQHLNETKGYSGRNYTSDNEAPAWEAAALGVWLIPVVLCSSLIFLCCCTVVAFTTGRCRNRRGQYKPIRRRTTMSRQFIKYATVKGNL; encoded by the exons ATGGAACAGTCAGCCACTGGTTTGCAG GAATCGCAGAAGAGGGGAGCCCAGGTGCTGAAGATTTATGCAGAAGTCTCAGCCCAACAGTGCAGCAGAACCTGCTGCCTTCTGAGGAACG TTTCCTGCAATCTGGCAGTGTTTTACCATGGAGCTATTCATGAGAATATGAATTGCCTGCACATGTCTTGCCCAGCATTGGAAAGCTGCATACTAAAGGCTAGAATCAATGTCATTTTGTACAACATCACAACAG GGATTGATCCAGATcttcttatttttgaaaaactgaCATCCAAAGAGCCAAATAGTCACTCCTCACTGAGTAGATACGAAAGGCAAAACAGCACAAAGGCCACTGAGTGGGAAAGATGCCAGCATCATAATGCCACATCGACTTCTCTTCTGCTCCAAGCTCCATCTTCTACCACCAGCCATGGCTTAACAGCAAACACTTACACCTCCAGTACAAGCCTGATGGTCCAAAAACCTGAAATTACCACTTATTCCAGGGCAGAAACTTTTCCACTGGATGATCATTTTGCTAAGAGGACAAGCATAACTTCAGTAAGCACTAGGTCAATCACCAGCTCGGACAAAAAGACTGTACCCTCAACTTTGATATCCAAGTCTGCCGAGGTATTATCTCATATGCCCACTCCTCCTCGTCTGAACAGCAGTAAACAACACTTAAATGAAACCAAAGGCTACAGTGGTAGGAATTATACTTCGGATAATGAGGCACCTGCTTGGGAAGCTGCAGCTTTGGGTGTCTGGTTGATTCCTGTTGTTCTTTGCTCTTCTCTcatcttcctttgctgttgTACTGTTGTTGCTTTCACAACAGGGCGTTGCAGAAATAGGAGAGGTCAGTATAAGCCCATAAGGAGAAGAACAACAATGTCAAGACAATTCATAAAATATGCTACTGTCAAAGGTAATTTGTAA